A genome region from Streptomyces xanthophaeus includes the following:
- the ilvN gene encoding acetolactate synthase small subunit, whose translation MSKHTLSVLVENTPGILARIAALFSRRGFNIDSLAVGVTEHPDISRITIVVNVEDLPLEQVTKQLNKLVNVLKIVELESHNAIERELVLVKVRADNETRSQIVEIVQLFRAKTVDVSPEAVTIEATGGSDKLGAMLKMLEPFGIKELVQSGTIAIGRGGRSITDRSLRALDRSA comes from the coding sequence ATGTCCAAGCACACGCTCTCCGTCCTGGTCGAGAACACGCCCGGCATCCTCGCCCGGATCGCCGCCCTGTTCTCCCGCCGCGGGTTCAACATCGACTCCCTCGCGGTCGGTGTCACCGAGCACCCCGACATCTCCCGCATCACCATCGTCGTCAACGTCGAGGACCTCCCGCTGGAGCAGGTGACCAAGCAGCTGAACAAGCTGGTCAACGTGCTCAAGATCGTCGAGCTGGAGTCCCACAACGCCATCGAGCGAGAGCTCGTCCTGGTGAAGGTCCGCGCCGACAACGAGACCCGTTCGCAGATCGTCGAGATCGTCCAGCTGTTCCGCGCCAAGACGGTCGACGTCTCCCCGGAGGCCGTCACCATCGAGGCCACCGGCGGCTCCGACAAGCTCGGCGCGATGCTCAAGATGCTGGAGCCCTTCGGCATCAAGGAGCTCGTCCAGTCCGGCACGATCGCCATAGGGCGTGGCGGACGGTCCATCACGGACCGCAGCCTGCGCGCGCTCGACCGCAGCGCCTGA
- a CDS encoding acetolactate synthase large subunit, with product MPMTEQATGAHHPQPRPRSGGQQSAAVEHVTGAQSLIRSLEEVGCDTVFGIPGGAILPAYDPMMDSKKVRHILVRHEQGAGHAATGYAQATGKVGVCMATSGPGATNLVTPIADAHMDSVPLVAITGQVSSKAIGTDAFQEADIVGITMPITKHNFLVTKAEDIPRTIAEAFHIAATGRPGPVLVDIAKDALQAKTTFSWPPAQDLPGYRPVTKPHAKQIREAAKLICQAKRPVLYVGGGVMKSGATAELKVLAELTGVPVCTTLMALGSFPDSHPLHVGMPGMHGSVTGVTALQKSDLLIALGTRFDDRVTGKLDSFAPFAKIIHADIDPAEIGKNRAVDVPIVGDAREVIADLIQAVQAEHTEGNAGDYTAWWNDLSRWRDTYPLGYDLPADGSLSPQQVIERIGALAPKSTIFAAGVGQHQMWASHFVKYEEPRTWLNSGGAGTMGYAVPAAMGAKVGMPDRTVWAIDGDGCFQMTNQELVTCALNNIPIKVAIINNGALGMVRQWQTLFYNQRYSNTVLHADETGHDTVGSQLGESIAPRKGTRVPDFVKLSEAMGCVALRCEDPADLDKVIAEANAINDRTVVIDFIVHEDAMVWPMVAAGTSNDEVMAARGVRPDFGDNEDD from the coding sequence ATGCCGATGACCGAGCAGGCCACCGGGGCCCACCATCCGCAGCCGCGGCCCCGTTCCGGCGGACAGCAGTCCGCCGCAGTTGAGCACGTCACGGGTGCGCAGTCCCTCATCCGCTCTCTCGAAGAGGTGGGGTGCGACACCGTCTTCGGTATTCCGGGCGGCGCCATCCTCCCCGCGTACGACCCGATGATGGACTCGAAGAAGGTCCGTCACATCCTGGTCCGCCACGAGCAGGGGGCCGGCCACGCCGCCACCGGCTACGCGCAGGCCACCGGCAAGGTCGGCGTCTGTATGGCCACGTCCGGCCCGGGCGCCACCAACCTCGTCACCCCGATCGCCGACGCGCACATGGACTCCGTCCCGCTCGTCGCGATCACCGGTCAGGTCTCCTCCAAGGCCATCGGCACCGACGCCTTCCAGGAGGCGGACATCGTCGGCATCACGATGCCGATCACCAAGCACAACTTCCTGGTCACCAAGGCCGAGGACATCCCGCGGACGATCGCCGAGGCGTTCCACATCGCGGCCACCGGCCGTCCGGGCCCGGTCCTGGTCGACATCGCCAAGGACGCCCTGCAGGCGAAGACCACCTTCTCGTGGCCTCCCGCCCAGGACCTCCCCGGTTACCGGCCGGTCACCAAGCCGCACGCCAAGCAGATCCGCGAGGCCGCCAAGCTCATCTGCCAGGCCAAGCGCCCGGTCCTGTACGTCGGCGGCGGCGTCATGAAGTCCGGCGCCACCGCCGAGCTGAAGGTCCTCGCCGAGCTGACCGGCGTCCCGGTCTGCACCACCCTGATGGCGCTGGGCTCCTTCCCCGACAGCCACCCGCTGCACGTCGGCATGCCGGGCATGCACGGCAGCGTCACCGGCGTCACCGCGCTGCAGAAGTCGGACCTGCTGATCGCCCTCGGCACCCGCTTCGACGACCGCGTCACCGGCAAGCTGGACAGCTTCGCCCCCTTCGCCAAGATCATCCACGCGGACATCGACCCCGCCGAGATCGGCAAGAACCGCGCGGTCGACGTCCCGATCGTCGGAGACGCCCGCGAGGTCATCGCCGACCTGATCCAGGCCGTCCAGGCCGAGCACACCGAGGGCAACGCGGGCGACTACACCGCCTGGTGGAACGACCTCAGCCGCTGGCGCGACACCTACCCGCTGGGTTACGACCTGCCCGCCGACGGCAGCCTCTCCCCGCAGCAGGTCATCGAGCGGATCGGCGCGCTCGCGCCGAAGAGCACGATCTTCGCTGCCGGCGTCGGCCAGCACCAGATGTGGGCCTCGCACTTCGTCAAGTACGAGGAGCCCCGCACCTGGCTGAACTCCGGCGGCGCCGGAACCATGGGCTACGCGGTCCCGGCCGCGATGGGCGCCAAGGTCGGCATGCCCGATCGCACGGTCTGGGCGATCGACGGCGACGGCTGCTTCCAGATGACCAATCAGGAACTGGTCACCTGCGCCCTGAACAACATCCCGATCAAGGTCGCGATCATCAACAACGGCGCGCTGGGCATGGTCCGCCAGTGGCAGACCCTGTTCTACAACCAGCGGTACTCCAACACCGTTCTGCACGCCGACGAGACCGGTCACGACACGGTCGGCTCCCAGCTCGGCGAGTCCATCGCGCCCCGCAAGGGCACGCGCGTCCCGGACTTCGTCAAGCTGTCGGAGGCCATGGGCTGCGTGGCGCTGCGCTGCGAGGACCCGGCCGACCTGGACAAGGTCATCGCCGAGGCCAACGCGATCAACGACCGTACCGTCGTGATCGACTTCATCGTCCACGAGGACGCCATGGTGTGGCCGATGGTCGCCGCCGGCACCTCCAACGACGAGGTCATGGCAGCCCGGGGCGTCCGTCCCGACTTCGGCGACAACGAAGACGACTGA
- a CDS encoding putative bifunctional diguanylate cyclase/phosphodiesterase has translation MSTPGAALLNRPSVSGGGKGLAMQLLLAVVSGGYAVGAALNWGSEEVAEIMGDFGLSAAGLLAAVSCYSYARAIDSRERPAWLLFAFSSLMGAGGNAVWGWYEVILGEEVPKPSLADFAFLCFAPPAIVGLLVLAKRPVTRAGWVCLGLDSWLIGGSLLTLSWSLALAHAARTAQSGAPGSVPRAALSLAYPLLDIALVSMVLVLHFRRSETNRSAVNTAIAALALTVLSDALFTSPLLSAEYQSGQLLDAGWFAGSLLLAYAPWGARRLHPGPEPAGRPRADRTHSRPITGSLPALTPYLAAAVCTLGILYNVVDGRKVDRMVVFTGCTVVLALVIRQGIMLLDNIALTQELAQKENHFRSLVQGSSDVIMIAAPTGTLRYVSPAAAGVYGREAEELVGTELATLIHPDDLGRVVHEVRRFLAAPPTEEPTTRIECRFKSGGGEWLNVESTVNRHQGGLILNSRDVTERVRLQAQLQHSAEHDPLTDLPNRALFTRRVRQALTGRRAGDHSTAVLFIDLDGFKAVNDTIGHQAGDELLVEAARRLQDSVRAGDTAARLGGDEFAALILGDGNRDPGAREYQVREIADRLRTTLSQPYRIGGSEVRVAASIGAAFADPGITPSDLMRNADLAMYRAKAGGKDRVEMYAPQMQAEVVRKAELAGRLRTALHEGEFALLHQPVVSLATGEVSAVAAQARWRSAQGILFTPAEFLRVAEYSEGGAGGAGGPGAAGHDASRTAELGRWLLEEAVEQAADRHRAGHDVPVAVRMTAQRLLDRSMPLGSVEALLTRHGLPSGALVLELAVSDPRVPFDDLERRLTALHRLGVGISLDGFGSGYAAISALRRLPVDMLKLDRGLVEGVVESARLHKITAGLLRIANDLGMRSVADGVDLPEQVLALRAMGCTHGQGMAFSGPLDEYRLRRALVRGTFPVPGGAAQPALAGGSPGGSMAIRRGSHNETPVPPT, from the coding sequence GTGAGTACCCCGGGGGCGGCGCTCCTGAACCGGCCGTCCGTCTCGGGCGGAGGCAAGGGTCTGGCGATGCAGCTGCTCCTCGCGGTGGTCAGCGGCGGGTACGCCGTCGGCGCCGCCCTCAACTGGGGCTCGGAGGAAGTCGCCGAGATCATGGGCGACTTCGGGCTCAGCGCGGCCGGCTTACTCGCCGCGGTCTCCTGCTACTCCTACGCGAGGGCGATCGACAGCCGCGAACGCCCCGCCTGGCTGCTCTTCGCCTTCTCCTCCCTCATGGGCGCCGGCGGCAATGCAGTCTGGGGCTGGTACGAGGTGATCCTGGGCGAGGAAGTGCCGAAACCCTCCCTCGCCGACTTCGCCTTCCTCTGCTTCGCCCCGCCCGCCATCGTGGGCCTGCTCGTCCTCGCCAAACGCCCGGTCACCCGCGCCGGCTGGGTGTGCCTCGGACTCGACTCCTGGCTCATCGGCGGCTCCCTGCTCACGCTCTCCTGGAGCCTGGCCCTGGCCCACGCGGCGCGGACCGCCCAGTCCGGCGCCCCCGGCAGCGTCCCGCGCGCCGCGCTCTCCCTCGCCTACCCGCTCCTGGACATCGCGCTCGTCTCGATGGTCCTGGTCCTGCACTTCCGGCGCAGCGAGACCAACCGCTCCGCCGTCAACACCGCCATCGCGGCGCTGGCCCTGACCGTGCTCAGCGACGCCCTGTTCACCTCGCCCCTGCTGAGCGCCGAGTACCAGTCCGGACAGCTGCTCGACGCCGGCTGGTTCGCGGGCTCGCTGCTCCTCGCGTACGCGCCCTGGGGCGCCAGGCGCCTCCACCCCGGCCCGGAGCCGGCCGGGCGCCCGCGCGCGGACCGGACGCACAGCCGCCCGATCACCGGCTCGCTGCCCGCCCTCACTCCCTACCTCGCGGCCGCCGTGTGCACCCTCGGCATCCTCTACAACGTCGTGGACGGCCGGAAGGTGGACCGGATGGTCGTCTTCACCGGCTGCACGGTCGTGCTCGCCCTCGTCATCCGGCAGGGCATCATGCTCCTCGACAACATCGCGCTGACACAGGAACTGGCCCAGAAGGAGAACCACTTCCGTTCCCTGGTCCAGGGCTCCAGCGACGTCATCATGATCGCCGCGCCCACCGGAACCCTGCGCTACGTCAGCCCCGCGGCCGCCGGGGTCTACGGCCGTGAGGCGGAAGAGCTGGTCGGCACCGAGCTCGCCACCCTGATCCACCCCGACGACCTCGGCCGGGTGGTCCACGAGGTGCGCCGCTTCCTCGCCGCACCGCCGACCGAGGAGCCCACCACCCGCATCGAGTGCCGCTTCAAATCGGGCGGTGGCGAGTGGCTCAACGTGGAGTCCACCGTCAACCGCCACCAGGGCGGGCTCATCCTCAACAGCCGGGACGTCACCGAGCGGGTCCGGCTCCAGGCCCAGCTCCAGCACAGCGCCGAACACGATCCGCTGACCGACCTGCCCAACCGGGCCCTGTTCACCCGGCGCGTGCGCCAGGCCCTGACCGGCCGGCGCGCGGGCGACCACAGCACCGCCGTGCTCTTCATCGACCTCGACGGCTTCAAGGCGGTCAACGACACCATCGGCCACCAGGCCGGCGACGAACTGCTCGTCGAAGCCGCACGCAGGCTCCAGGACTCGGTCCGGGCCGGGGACACCGCGGCCCGCCTCGGCGGCGACGAGTTCGCCGCGCTCATCCTGGGCGACGGCAACCGCGACCCCGGCGCCCGCGAGTACCAGGTGCGCGAGATCGCCGACCGGCTGCGCACCACCCTCTCCCAGCCGTACCGGATCGGCGGCAGCGAGGTCCGGGTCGCCGCGAGCATCGGGGCCGCCTTCGCCGACCCCGGCATCACCCCTTCGGACCTGATGCGCAACGCGGATCTCGCGATGTACCGGGCCAAGGCCGGCGGCAAGGACCGGGTCGAGATGTACGCCCCCCAGATGCAGGCCGAAGTCGTGCGCAAGGCCGAGCTGGCCGGCCGGCTGCGGACGGCACTGCACGAGGGCGAGTTCGCCCTGCTGCACCAGCCCGTGGTCTCGCTGGCCACCGGTGAGGTGTCGGCCGTCGCCGCGCAGGCCCGCTGGCGCTCCGCCCAGGGGATCCTCTTCACGCCGGCGGAGTTCCTCCGGGTCGCCGAGTACAGCGAGGGCGGTGCCGGTGGGGCCGGCGGCCCCGGCGCCGCCGGGCACGACGCCTCGCGCACCGCAGAGCTGGGCCGATGGCTGCTGGAGGAGGCCGTGGAGCAGGCCGCCGACCGGCACCGGGCCGGGCACGACGTACCCGTGGCCGTACGGATGACCGCCCAGCGGCTCCTGGACCGGTCCATGCCGCTCGGCTCCGTGGAGGCCCTGCTGACCCGGCACGGGCTGCCGTCCGGGGCCCTGGTGCTGGAGCTCGCCGTATCCGACCCCAGGGTGCCTTTCGACGACCTGGAGCGCCGCCTGACCGCCCTGCACCGGCTCGGGGTGGGTATCTCCCTGGACGGCTTCGGCAGCGGCTACGCGGCCATCAGTGCCCTGCGCCGCCTCCCCGTGGACATGCTCAAGCTGGACCGCGGCCTGGTGGAGGGAGTGGTCGAGTCCGCCCGGCTGCACAAGATCACTGCTGGTCTCTTGCGGATCGCAAACGACCTGGGCATGCGGTCGGTGGCGGACGGGGTCGACCTGCCCGAGCAGGTCCTGGCGCTGCGCGCGATGGGGTGCACACACGGCCAGGGAATGGCTTTTTCCGGCCCGCTCGACGAGTACAGGCTGCGCCGTGCGCTGGTGCGCGGTACGTTCCCAGTACCGGGCGGAGCGGCCCAACCAGCACTGGCCGGCGGTTCCCCCGGGGGCTCGATGGCCATCCGTAGAGGCTCACATAATGAGACGCCCGTCCCACCTACTTGA
- a CDS encoding 2-hydroxyacid dehydrogenase, with translation MTAMTPDVWLPFPAEEIEGLPDSFRYRLWDGEDAFPADPADCVFYVTPYMKSPEVTVRPLAAMPAVQVVQTLTAGIDDVRGRLGDLRPGVRLCNAVGVHTASTAELALALTLASLRGIPGMVRGQDREEWRSGFYDALADKSVLIIGYGSIGSAIEDRLVAFECGPVARVARTARTTGRGPVHTLADLPGLLPRADVVILVTPLTDATRGLVGADFLSRMKDGALLVNVARGPVVDTKSLLAEVESGRLRAALDVTDPEPLPAGHPLWHAPNVLITPHVGGSSSAFEPRAKRLLARQLTRFAAGEPVEHTVLITE, from the coding sequence ATGACTGCAATGACCCCGGATGTCTGGCTCCCGTTCCCCGCCGAGGAGATCGAGGGCCTCCCCGACTCCTTCCGGTACCGCCTCTGGGACGGCGAGGACGCGTTCCCGGCCGATCCGGCCGACTGCGTCTTCTACGTGACGCCCTACATGAAGTCCCCCGAGGTCACCGTGCGCCCGCTGGCGGCGATGCCCGCGGTCCAGGTCGTCCAGACCCTGACCGCCGGCATCGACGACGTGCGGGGCCGCCTCGGCGACCTGCGCCCCGGCGTACGGCTGTGCAACGCCGTCGGGGTCCACACGGCCAGCACCGCCGAACTCGCCCTCGCGCTGACCCTCGCCTCCCTGCGCGGCATCCCCGGCATGGTTCGCGGCCAGGACCGCGAGGAGTGGCGTTCCGGGTTCTACGACGCCCTCGCCGACAAGTCGGTTCTGATCATCGGCTACGGATCGATCGGCTCCGCCATCGAGGACCGGCTCGTGGCCTTCGAATGCGGCCCGGTCGCACGGGTGGCGCGTACGGCGCGGACCACCGGACGCGGGCCCGTGCACACCCTGGCCGACCTGCCCGGGCTGCTGCCCCGGGCCGACGTGGTGATCCTCGTGACACCGCTGACCGACGCCACCCGGGGGCTGGTCGGCGCCGACTTCCTCAGCCGGATGAAGGACGGCGCCCTGCTGGTGAACGTGGCGCGCGGTCCCGTCGTCGACACCAAGTCCCTGCTGGCGGAGGTGGAGTCGGGCCGGCTGCGCGCGGCACTCGACGTCACCGACCCGGAACCGCTGCCCGCGGGCCACCCGCTCTGGCATGCTCCGAATGTCCTGATCACACCTCATGTGGGCGGCAGCAGCTCGGCGTTCGAGCCGAGGGCCAAGCGCCTGCTGGCCCGCCAGCTCACCCGGTTCGCCGCCGGGGAGCCGGTGGAGCACACGGTGTTGATCACCGAGTGA
- a CDS encoding aldo/keto reductase, with protein MERRSIGAGALTVGAVGLGCMPMSWAYAPSRRRGQESLAAVHTALDLGSNLLDTADVYGPFTNELLLGRVLRERRSEAFVSAKVGLRAGDQHVVADGRPGYLRRACDASLRRLRTDVIDLYQLHRVDPDVPVEETWGAMAELVGAGKVRALGYCALGAGAGPGAGRSGDRAYRTTLRHLERLQQVFPVSAVQAELSVWSPQAAWQLLPWCAARGVGFLAAMPLGSGFLTGTLTPGEGFEPQDVRARHPRFTAEAMASNQVLLAGLRQVARRHGPGVTVAQVALAWVLAQGPQVVPVPGADRAPWAAENARAAEVRLTAGDLAEIAALPVEVGAWD; from the coding sequence GTGGAGCGCAGGTCGATCGGGGCGGGGGCGCTGACGGTGGGCGCCGTCGGCCTCGGCTGTATGCCGATGAGCTGGGCGTACGCGCCTTCGCGGCGGCGGGGGCAGGAGTCGCTGGCCGCCGTCCACACCGCGCTGGACCTGGGGTCGAACCTGCTGGACACGGCCGACGTGTACGGGCCGTTCACCAATGAGCTGCTGCTCGGACGGGTGCTGCGGGAGCGGCGGTCCGAGGCGTTCGTCTCGGCCAAGGTGGGACTGCGGGCGGGTGACCAGCACGTGGTCGCCGACGGGCGGCCCGGCTACCTACGGCGGGCCTGCGACGCCTCGCTGCGGCGGCTGCGGACCGATGTCATAGACCTCTACCAGCTGCACCGGGTGGATCCGGACGTGCCCGTGGAGGAGACCTGGGGAGCCATGGCCGAGCTGGTGGGCGCGGGCAAGGTGCGGGCGCTCGGGTACTGCGCGCTGGGCGCCGGGGCCGGTCCCGGGGCCGGCCGGAGCGGGGACCGGGCGTACCGGACGACCTTGCGGCACCTGGAACGGCTGCAGCAGGTGTTCCCGGTGAGCGCGGTGCAGGCGGAGCTGTCGGTGTGGTCGCCGCAGGCGGCGTGGCAGCTGCTGCCGTGGTGCGCGGCGCGCGGCGTGGGGTTCCTGGCGGCGATGCCGCTGGGCAGCGGGTTCCTCACGGGGACCCTCACGCCGGGCGAGGGGTTCGAGCCGCAGGACGTGCGGGCCCGGCATCCGCGGTTCACGGCGGAGGCGATGGCGTCGAACCAGGTCCTGCTGGCGGGGCTGCGGCAGGTGGCCCGGCGGCACGGCCCCGGGGTCACGGTCGCGCAGGTGGCCCTGGCCTGGGTGCTGGCTCAGGGGCCGCAGGTGGTGCCGGTGCCGGGGGCCGACCGGGCGCCGTGGGCGGCGGAGAACGCGCGGGCGGCGGAGGTCCGGCTCACGGCCGGGGACCTGGCGGAGATCGCGGCCCTTCCGGTCGAGGTGGGAGCCTGGGACTGA
- a CDS encoding PQQ-dependent sugar dehydrogenase: MRDGSSPGQAGSEGAGGRRRGVLAALALAGCGALLAAGCAPEGAPGAGPGGSPPSTAPGSSGSPGPSGRPSASPEATGPPAKGTVTVTGEVAKGLESPWGVAPLPDGDLLVASRDKGTISRVATGSGTVTQIGKVPGVAPGGEGGLLGLALSPAFASDRLVYVYFTTESDNRIARLRYDEQRPAGQQLGAPDTVFRGIPKGLIHNGGRIAFGPDKMLYAGTGETGDTGLAQDKKSLGGKILRMTPDGDPVHGNPEADSVVYSYGHRNVQGLAWDKDKRLWAAEFGQNTWDELNLIEPGANYGWPEAEGKAGKPGFRDPVAVWKTDEASPSGIAWAEGSVWMAGLKGKRLWRIPLAGTELVAEPEPFLEGEYGRLRTVVPLGGDRMLLVTSETDGRGSPEAGDDRILTLTVR, encoded by the coding sequence ATGCGAGACGGAAGTTCTCCCGGGCAGGCGGGATCCGAGGGCGCGGGCGGGCGGCGCCGGGGTGTGCTGGCGGCGCTCGCGCTGGCCGGCTGCGGCGCCCTGCTGGCGGCGGGGTGTGCTCCGGAGGGCGCACCGGGCGCGGGGCCCGGCGGCTCCCCACCGAGCACGGCTCCAGGGAGCTCCGGGTCGCCGGGGCCGTCGGGGAGACCCTCCGCGTCGCCGGAGGCCACCGGCCCGCCGGCGAAGGGGACCGTGACGGTGACCGGCGAGGTGGCCAAGGGGCTGGAGTCGCCGTGGGGCGTGGCCCCGCTGCCGGACGGGGACCTGCTCGTGGCCTCGCGGGACAAGGGGACGATCAGCAGGGTCGCCACGGGGTCGGGCACGGTGACCCAGATCGGCAAGGTGCCGGGGGTGGCTCCGGGTGGGGAGGGCGGGCTCCTGGGCCTCGCGCTGTCGCCCGCCTTCGCATCGGACCGACTGGTGTACGTGTACTTCACGACCGAGTCCGACAACCGCATCGCCCGGCTGCGGTACGACGAGCAGAGACCTGCCGGGCAGCAACTCGGCGCTCCGGACACGGTGTTCCGGGGTATTCCCAAGGGACTGATCCACAACGGCGGCCGGATCGCCTTCGGCCCGGACAAGATGCTCTACGCCGGGACGGGCGAGACCGGTGACACCGGGCTCGCGCAGGACAAGAAGTCACTGGGCGGCAAGATCCTGCGGATGACCCCGGACGGGGATCCCGTGCACGGCAATCCGGAGGCGGATTCCGTCGTCTACTCCTACGGGCACCGCAATGTGCAGGGCCTCGCCTGGGACAAGGACAAACGGCTGTGGGCGGCCGAGTTCGGCCAGAACACCTGGGACGAGCTGAATCTGATCGAGCCCGGCGCCAACTACGGGTGGCCCGAGGCCGAGGGGAAAGCGGGAAAGCCCGGCTTCCGGGACCCGGTGGCCGTGTGGAAGACCGACGAGGCCTCGCCGAGCGGGATCGCGTGGGCGGAGGGTTCGGTGTGGATGGCCGGGCTGAAGGGCAAGCGGCTGTGGCGGATCCCGCTGGCCGGGACGGAGCTGGTGGCGGAGCCCGAGCCTTTCCTGGAGGGCGAGTACGGGCGGCTGCGGACGGTGGTGCCCCTCGGCGGGGACCGCATGCTGCTGGTCACCAGCGAGACGGACGGACGCGGGTCCCCGGAGGCGGGCGACGACAGGATCCTGACCCTGACGGTGCGATGA
- a CDS encoding DUF6191 domain-containing protein, with protein MIEELFNPGRKHTDEEKKRLELSRTDVNDNDPGRGPIDLDSGKVLIRLDEEPRDGD; from the coding sequence ATGATCGAGGAGCTGTTCAACCCGGGACGCAAGCACACGGACGAGGAGAAGAAGCGGCTGGAGCTGTCCCGGACCGACGTCAATGACAACGATCCGGGACGGGGTCCGATAGACCTCGACTCCGGCAAGGTGCTCATACGCCTGGACGAGGAGCCTCGGGACGGGGACTGA